A stretch of DNA from Chionomys nivalis chromosome 22, mChiNiv1.1, whole genome shotgun sequence:
AAGCTCATGCTGGAGTTTATACCCCACCCCCAGTGTGAAGTTTTAAGAGGGTAGGAAACAGGACTGTGTCCTTTAGGTAGGGCTTTTGAGAGATTATTAGAATTTAAGTTACCAGGGTAGAGCCACCATGGTCAAACCTCGATGGCTTTATAGAAAGGAGGAAGCGACATGTATGCTCTGTTTCTGACCGTGTGATGACCTGTGATGTTTCTGGACTCTGCCAGAATGACAGCCACCACTGGGTGGCTGGACCTTTGGCCTTTAGAACCGTGGGTTAaaacaagttttgtttttgtggtttctttgtttttgtttttttagttgggcaggcagaggctggcagatctttgtgagttcaaggccagcatggtctacaaaacaagttccaggatagctaacctggtctacaaagagagttccaggacagctaggattgttacacagagaaaccctgtctggaaaaaaaaaaaccatttttttttttaaattataatctgCCCAAGTCTGTGGTATGTTGTTggcaacagcacagacactgatagACCATCTACCTCAGTTTCTACAAGAAAACTAACTTGGCTCAAGCTTCGACTGTGTGAGGCCTGCTGCCACCCTGCCCACTATTTTTTCCCACAGACATCCAATTGACAAGCTCAGTAGAGGTGTAGCTGGTCAAGACCAAGTCTTTGTGCTCTGGGATACCAAGGTTGGGAcaatctctgtttgtttttttaaagagggcTCGTTGGTGTGGGTGGTCTCCTTTCTCCCCAAGACATTTCCTTTGGAGCTCTGCTGCTTGTTCCTTCTTGGAGAAGGGGCTTCACTGATGCCAAGCAGGTGGGCAGGACTCATGCCCCTGCCTGGGCTCTGACTGCTCCTACCTCTGTTGTTCTCCTCTGGTAGACTTCCAGAGGATAGGCACTGGTGTAACTACATGGCCCAGATGGCTGGAAGGAACATCCAGTTCTGGGGCTCTACATTTGCAACTTCTGCATATCCTCCAAGATCAGCCGTGCAGCCACAAAGGGGCATGATCACATCTTCTCACCCCtcacattctgtttgtttttgttttctggagacagggtttctctgtagctttagctgtcctggaacttgctctgtaaaccaggctggcctcgaactgcctgtttgtttttcttgagacagggtttctctgtgtagccctggctgtcctagaacttgctctgtagatcaggctggcctcaaactcagagatctgcctgcgtctgcctccccagttcagggattaaaggcgtgtgccaccactgcctgggctttctttttaatattacacctgtatttctttctcttttttaaaaatatttattgattatgtgtacagcattccttccatgtgtgcccgcaagccagaagggggcgccaggtctcattatagatggctgtgagccaccatgtggttgctgggaattgaactcacgacctatggaagagcagtcagtgctcttaaccactgagccatctctccagcccctacacctgtatttcttttgtgtggGCCTGTGCATGTGTAACGGGAACCCACACACCACAGTAGAGATTAGTTGTTACTCTTCCCACCACGTGGTtcttggggattaaactcagtcAGCAGGCTTAGCAGCAGGCACTCTACCCATGGAACAACCTCACCAACTGGTTTAATTGCTTCAGAGCTCAGGTAGGAAAAGGACAAGCCGTTTATTAGTTACAACCCTCCGCAATTCTCCTTGGACTCGGGgcctagaggtcagaagagggaccCCAAAGTACTAGAGAAAATAGAGAAGTCTCTCTCGCCACTCGCAGGCTGCTGCCCCCACAGCTGTGAGCAACAGGATACAACCCTCTCTGAGACCCCGACTTCTTGCTGCTCTGGAGGatacacccccccaccccacccccaccccttgtcTTCCAAGTCCTTTTCTGAGCTGAACTCCTGGGCGAGTCCTAGAATTGGTTGTCAGGCAGGCCTGCCTAAACACACGTGCGGGGACAgggcgtgtgtgtgcgtgtgtgcgtgtgtgtgtgtttggcgaGGTAGGAAGGACCAGCCTGGAGTTAGTGTCGCAGTCAGTGTTCCAGGATTCCTCTCTTCAGATCCTCCACACCCTaagcagccagagctcttctAGTTGTGATGATCTGTAAGAGGCAAAAGGAGACAGCTGGATTCACGTCTGtgggtttttctgtttctgttttgttttgtttttgtttttgattttttttttttttttttgagacagggtttctctgtgtaacagtcctagctgtcctagaacttgctttgtagaccaggctggcctcaaactcacagagattcacctgcctctgcctcccaagtgctgggattaaaggtgtgcaccaccacagcctggcctatGTCTGGTTTTTGAGGGATCCTGATTCTGTTCTATCATGAGAAAAACAGAGCTCCTGTCAGATGTGGTTAAACAGACTTATAATCCCAAGCctaggaggtggaagcagggattcaaggccagcctgggtgatgGACCCTTTCTcagaagaacaaaaaccaaaaacacctgACTTCTGTAACAAGGACAAGCAAGCTTGAGGCCCACCAACTTGGTATCAGATTCAGGGTCTCAGTCCTAGACACTCTTCTGAGTTGTTGGGCTAACTGCTGTGCCCTGTCCCACACCTTACAAGGCCCTTCACTCTGTCTCAGGGTCACCCTAGTTTCCTAGCTCCTCCTCCAGGGAACACACTGCTCAGTCTTTGTTGTTCTTGAGGCTTCGAGCCTCAGCCCCTCAAGGGGGAAGCAAGACTAGCCAGAGGGAAGGGACCAGTCTATCACTTGAGTCCCCGTGAGCTCATCTTCCTGAAATGTCTTGCTGCCCCTTTGGGGCCCTCTCACCTGTGTTCATGTCTTTGGGGAGTTGACCTGTCTCCAGGAAGATCCAGAGATCTCTGCATTTCTGAGACTCCGTTTTTGTCACTTTGTAGCTGGCCACAGATCCTACAACTGGAGAGCGGGAAGCAGGAGGGTGGTGAGTTGGGGGACCTTAGCCCCTGCACTTTTTACAAGGGGACTCGGCACAACTACTTCTGGGCAGACAGGGTGGGTAGGGCTCCAGCCAAAACTGGAGCTGGATCACAGTTAAGTCTTTAATCGGAAACACACTAACATTGACGAGTCCCTGGCAATGGATGCATTTCAGGGCCCAGGATGGTACCCACTACGGAGTACTCACTAGCAGACACCAGCAAGCTCCACTGCACCGGGTATGCAAACCTCCGCTTAATGAACAGCTGCAGGCCGAAAGTCACACCAGTGCCTGCCGAGAGCCAAGAAATCATTGATCAGCCTGCAAGGTGATGGTCTTAGTGTCCACTGCACCTGCAGCCGCAGGCAAGATGACGTGGCGCCACCTTGTGCAGAGACAGGGCGGGACAGTAGGTTACAGTTTTTTCCCTTTAAGGTGTgttcttttattgtgtcccaaGATCCCTGGAACCAGCCTACCTGTGACAAAGGTGAAAACGCCCTTCATGAAGGCGTTCGACTGGCACGCGGCATATTCCTCGAGCCCctgggatggaggtggtggtTGGTGTTCATGGCTcagttccctttcctcccctcctgctcctcctttgggCGTGACCTGGTTTGGAGAGGGGCACTGGGGACCGGATATATCCCACCCTCTCCTAAACTCCTTCAGCGTCTCTATCCCCAAGGCAGGAGGGTCCCCGCTCCGCCACTCCATGAAGGAGCTCCCCCTGCCTGTAGACTGCTTCAGGTCAGCTTCTGAGAACTAGATCCAGCACCCCAGGCCAGCCTTCTCACCGGGTGCTTGGCGGCCACTGCGTCATCCACTCGGGACAGGCCCAAATTCACCATGGTTGGTCAGGTTCCACCAGAAAGAACAGTCAGACTGGGGGCGGGGTGGAGTCTAAGACTCGGGCCTGCGCAGAACGTAGCAGAGAGGGACAGGTCCCCGAATCCCGGGTCTAAGGGGAGGAACCTAGATGAGCTCACCACGTGGGCGGAGCGGGGAGGCTGTAGGTCTGGTACCGGCTGGTACGGGTCTTGGAGTTGAGCTTGGGGTTTTGTGACCCTGAAAGCAGCCCTGGCTTTCGTCACTCCTTCAAGAGCGCAGTGGTCGTTTTAATTACACGAGCCGGGGCTTTGCTTTAAGACTACAATTGAGGGTTAAAGTAACAATGGAGTAGAGACTTGGAATTGCAGAAATTCAATTGAGCCCACTTTTGGTGCTTGTTCACTGTCAGGGGCTGGAGTCTTACGGAGGAGTCCATAGAGCTAGGTTGGTTGCCCACAGGTCAGAAGGTACTGACTGGACAGGGAGAGGTCAGGACATCCAGGAGGCTCCCAGAAGGGAGTTGGTGGGCTGAGCCTCCTGGAAAGTAGAGCCAGAGTAGAGGATGATCGGATGGGATGATCGGTGGGTGAACTGCCTGATACTGACCTTGCCAACCAAGAACTAGGGACAGAACTAGGGACAGAGAGGGGCAGTAGGTACGTTTCAGGAAAAGCAACGGGTTGTGTGACTTACCGTGGAGTGTCCCAGCAGATCCCTCAGCCCAGATTGGAAGCCCTGTCGGTGGCAGAGGCTGATTGTCTGGCAGGACTCAGCTGTatggtgtagtggcatttcatttgtattttaataaataaagtttgcctgaagatcacagagtaaaacagcacctctttctccccctccccccggtcagccttacagaccaggcattggtagtgcacagctttaattccagtagccacagtaatttgccatagaagccgggcggtgcatgcctttaatcccagaaatagAGAGGATTATACAATgggagagacagctctcagacacagtctcattctgaaatttctggaggcaggatggccatttgGGACTGAGGTTAAGGTGCGAGCCAGTGGCCAGCTAATTtgcttctcagatcttcagactgaacctcagtttctctgagtttttattaatcgtgcatcAGTATGGGTTGGGCTCAGAGACTGTGGACAGCAGGTTTGGGTGGGGTTGGGGTTTGCCAGGTGTTTATGCCTGGGTGAAAAGTGTGTTGAGGATCTGGCTGTGGTGTGTACCCAAGTCATCGTAGCGTGGAGGAGGTGAGGGCAGGatgattgtgagtttgaggtcagcctgggctaaactTGTGGGCCTATTTCAGGGAGAcgggaggggagaggggctggaCTCAGGCCTTTGTggttgtgtggcaagcactttaaagATTCagctatgtatgtctgtgtgtgggtgtgcgagCATGTATGTAGgtgatatgtctgtgtgtgggtatgtgcgcCTGTGGGTAGGTGATATgcctgtgtgtaagtgtgtgtgcatgtatgtaggtgatatgtctctgtgtgtgggtgtgcgagCATGTATGTAGGTGatatgtctgtgtgggtgtgtgcgcatgtgtgtaggtgatgtctgtgtgggtgtgtgcgcatgtgtgtaggTGATATGTCTGTGTGGgcgtgcatgcatatatataggtgatatgtctgtgtggatgtgcatgcatgtatgtaggtaATATgtctgtatgggtgtgtgtgcatgtatgtaggtgcctgcataggtcagaagagagcattggatcccctgaatcCAAGTTACAGGCATCTAGGAGaggcctgatatgggtgctgggaactgaactccagtcctctataAGAGTAGTAactgctcttagctactgagccattgCTTCAGCACCCcccccatttctttctccttacctctttctcctcctcttcttcttcttttttttttttttaagatttatttattatgtatacaacattctgcctccatgtatgcccgcacgccagaagagggcgccagatctcattacagatggctgtgagccaccatgtggttgttgggaattgaactcaggacctctggaagagcaaccagtgctcttaacctctgagccatctctccagccccctcttcttcttttttttccttcactcctcctccccctccccaaacaagggtctctgtcctggaatttgctcttgtagaccatgctggcctcactCGAggtctccttgcctctgcctcctgaatgctgggattaaaggtgtgtgcccccaccaccAGGCAAAAGACTGATAATTGAGTGCTAGAGAGAAGACTCAGCAGTCAagtgcactggctgttcttgcagagaacctggattccattcccagcactcgcatgcagttcacaaccatctgtgacttcaGTCTACGAGAATTGAGTGTCCTCATTCAGCTTCCATAGGTACCAGGCACACGTgtgttacacagacatatatacaggcaaaacatgcatatacataaaatggaaagttttttttttaaattgattattgggggaatgcaagctggtacaacgcctttggatgtcagtatggcgatttctcagaaaattaggaaacaaccttcctcaaagcacagtaataccacttttgggtatatatccaaaggatgctcagttgtgccacaaggacatctgctcaactatgttcatagaagctttgttcgtcataaccagaacctggaaacaacctaaatgcccctcgatcaaagaatgggtaagaaaaatgtggtacatttacacaatggagtactatacagcagaaaaaaataacgacagcttgaattttgcaggcaaatggatggagctagaaaacattattttgagtgaggtaacccagacacagaaatacaattatcacatgtactcactcataagtggtttctaaacataaagcaaagaaagccagcctacaaaccataatcctggagaacttagacaacaatgtggacactaagagaggctaacatagatctaatctacatgggaagtagaaagtagaaaaagacaagatctcctgagtaaattgggagcatggggacattgggggagagcagaaggggggaggggagaggcagggaggggagcagagaaaaatgtagagctcaataaatatcaataaaaaattgatTATTGGTTAttaattaaagtaatattttgtATGGAGTCTGGAGAAATGGAGATGCTTCTAAGAATAAAAATGCACCCCAAGTCCCACCAACCAGCATTAGCTGGTACCTAACGGTGAAAGAGAATGAAGGTTGGCGGACCGTGTTACCATGCCTCTTCCCTCCAGGACTCCTGGGGGCCCTGCATAGCCAGAAGAAGGCCCCTGAGTGGGGATCCCTCTGTCTTCACATCCCCACCCCAGCCTCTCACTCAGACCTCTGTCGCCTCC
This window harbors:
- the Tmem141 gene encoding transmembrane protein 141 isoform X1 yields the protein MEWRSGDPPALGIETLKEFRRGWDISGPQCPSPNQVTPKGGAGGEERELSHEHQPPPPSQGLEEYAACQSNAFMKGVFTFVTGTGVTFGLQLFIKRRFAYPVQWSLLVSAIVGSVASYKVTKTESQKCRDLWIFLETGQLPKDMNTDHHN
- the Tmem141 gene encoding transmembrane protein 141 isoform X2, producing the protein MVNLGLSRVDDAVAAKHPGLEEYAACQSNAFMKGVFTFVTGTGVTFGLQLFIKRRFAYPVQWSLLVSAIVGSVASYKVTKTESQKCRDLWIFLETGQLPKDMNTDHHN